A genomic stretch from Setaria italica strain Yugu1 chromosome VII, Setaria_italica_v2.0, whole genome shotgun sequence includes:
- the LOC101764952 gene encoding uncharacterized protein LOC101764952 isoform X2 yields the protein MRKAKRRRGKLQISGMLQRKGNPQGGSHGACWSDSDGPQSKFIKYDAESVEDFIKDGLQFFESVFRVRRSVVSLACTADGMHMVCSGTVVDHVDEKTWILTSASLVRKPDTLFEAYEPCDVKIQVALHNKQIVEGSLEMCNLHYNIAIVTIESPGSRINLPTVELSDLPECYSLQPRPVVALGRDMYSKGFQMRCGELVRRNSELDCTELLTCTCDVSGNFIGGPVMDSERRFLGITFRYEETTPFLPVEIAARCLKYYKKSKTLPRVRIRGQALHMLSMNSLEHLCCKYAKPPHGILVQEICEISAEKCGGVVVGDIISELDGITLYSAAQFTAMLLDKMEVASNPQNTLTLQAVVRRPTDQTIFVAKLNVQDIASDECEGSFQNKSYGFHEQL from the exons ATGAGGAAGGCCAAGCGCCGCAGAGGGAAGTTGCAG ATCTCAGGCATGCTACAACGCAAGGGAAATCCACAAGGCGGTA GCCATGGAGCATGTTGGTCGGATTCCGATGGTCCACAATCAAAATTTATCAAGTATGACGCCGAAAGTGTCGAGGATTTCATCAAAGACGGACTGCAATTCTTTGAATCGGTGTTTAGAGTCCGCAGATCTGTCGTGTCCCTTGCCTGTACTGCTG ATGGAATGCATATGGTTTGCTCAGGGACTGTTGTTGATCATGTGGATGAGAAAACATGGATACTTACCTCTGCTTCTTTAGTTAGAAAACCTGACACTCTGTTTGAAGCATATGAACCTTGTGATGTTAAG ATTCAAGTGGCTCTGCACAATAAACAAATTGTTGAAGGGTCCCTAGAAATGTGCAATTTGCATTATAATATTGCCATTGTGACTATTGAGTCTCCAGGGTCTCGGATAAATCTTCCTACGGTAGAACTCAGTGACCTCCCTGAATGTTATTCCTTGCAGCCTAGGCCTGTAGTTGCTCTAGGTCGGGACATGTACTCAAAAGGTTTTCAGATGAGATGTGGGGAACTGGTCCGAAGGAACAGCGAGTTAGACTGCACTGAGCTTCTGACCTGTACATGTGATGTCAGTGGG AATTTCATTGGCGGGCCTGTCATGGATTCTGAAAGAAGATTCCTCGGCATCACTTTTCGCTACGAAGAAACTACTCCGTTTTTGCCGGTTGAGATTGCAGCAAGATGCCTGAAATACTACAAGAAGTCAAA AACACTACCAAGGGTTCGCATAAGGGGACAAGCTCTTCACATGCTGAGCATGAATAGTCTGGAACACTTATGCTGCAAATATGCCAAGCCACCACATGGAATTCTGGTACAGGAG ATTTGTGAGATATCAGCAGAAAAGTGTGGAGGAGTTGTCGTTGGTGAtatcatctctgaacttgatggGATTACTCTTTACTCTGCAGCGCAG TTTACAGCGATGCTTCTAGATAAAATGGAGGTTGCATCAAACCCACAGAATACACTGACACTCCAG GCAGTTGTACGGAGACCCACAGATCAGACTATATTTGTTGCAAAGCTGAATGTTCAAGACATTGCCTCTGATGAATGCGAAGGGTCATTCCAAAACAA GAGCTATGGTTTCCATGAGCAGTTGTAG
- the LOC101764952 gene encoding uncharacterized protein LOC101764952 isoform X1 — MRKAKRRRGKLQISGMLQRKGNPQGGSHGACWSDSDGPQSKFIKYDAESVEDFIKDGLQFFESVFRVRRSVVSLACTADGMHMVCSGTVVDHVDEKTWILTSASLVRKPDTLFEAYEPCDVKIQVALHNKQIVEGSLEMCNLHYNIAIVTIESPGSRINLPTVELSDLPECYSLQPRPVVALGRDMYSKGFQMRCGELVRRNSELDCTELLTCTCDVSGNFIGGPVMDSERRFLGITFRYEETTPFLPVEIAARCLKYYKKSKTLPRVRIRGQALHMLSMNSLEHLCCKYAKPPHGILVQEICEISAEKCGGVVVGDIISELDGITLYSAAQFTAMLLDKMEVASNPQNTLTLQAVVRRPTDQTIFVAKLNVQDIASDECEGSFQNKWIWWKELWFP, encoded by the exons ATGAGGAAGGCCAAGCGCCGCAGAGGGAAGTTGCAG ATCTCAGGCATGCTACAACGCAAGGGAAATCCACAAGGCGGTA GCCATGGAGCATGTTGGTCGGATTCCGATGGTCCACAATCAAAATTTATCAAGTATGACGCCGAAAGTGTCGAGGATTTCATCAAAGACGGACTGCAATTCTTTGAATCGGTGTTTAGAGTCCGCAGATCTGTCGTGTCCCTTGCCTGTACTGCTG ATGGAATGCATATGGTTTGCTCAGGGACTGTTGTTGATCATGTGGATGAGAAAACATGGATACTTACCTCTGCTTCTTTAGTTAGAAAACCTGACACTCTGTTTGAAGCATATGAACCTTGTGATGTTAAG ATTCAAGTGGCTCTGCACAATAAACAAATTGTTGAAGGGTCCCTAGAAATGTGCAATTTGCATTATAATATTGCCATTGTGACTATTGAGTCTCCAGGGTCTCGGATAAATCTTCCTACGGTAGAACTCAGTGACCTCCCTGAATGTTATTCCTTGCAGCCTAGGCCTGTAGTTGCTCTAGGTCGGGACATGTACTCAAAAGGTTTTCAGATGAGATGTGGGGAACTGGTCCGAAGGAACAGCGAGTTAGACTGCACTGAGCTTCTGACCTGTACATGTGATGTCAGTGGG AATTTCATTGGCGGGCCTGTCATGGATTCTGAAAGAAGATTCCTCGGCATCACTTTTCGCTACGAAGAAACTACTCCGTTTTTGCCGGTTGAGATTGCAGCAAGATGCCTGAAATACTACAAGAAGTCAAA AACACTACCAAGGGTTCGCATAAGGGGACAAGCTCTTCACATGCTGAGCATGAATAGTCTGGAACACTTATGCTGCAAATATGCCAAGCCACCACATGGAATTCTGGTACAGGAG ATTTGTGAGATATCAGCAGAAAAGTGTGGAGGAGTTGTCGTTGGTGAtatcatctctgaacttgatggGATTACTCTTTACTCTGCAGCGCAG TTTACAGCGATGCTTCTAGATAAAATGGAGGTTGCATCAAACCCACAGAATACACTGACACTCCAG GCAGTTGTACGGAGACCCACAGATCAGACTATATTTGTTGCAAAGCTGAATGTTCAAGACATTGCCTCTGATGAATGCGAAGGGTCATTCCAAAACAA ATGGATATGGTGGAAGGAGCTATGGTTTCCATGA